One genomic region from Yersinia canariae encodes:
- the argS gene encoding arginine--tRNA ligase: protein MNIQALLSDKVSQALIAAGAPAGSEPQVRQSAKAQFGDYQANGVMAVAKKLGMQPRQLAEKVIEQLNLDGIASKVEIAGPGFINIFLDRQWVASKVEDALKAPKLGVQPVEPQTIVVDYSAPNVAKQMHVGHLRSTIIGDAAVRTLEFLGHNVIRANHVGDWGTQFGMLIAYLEKMQNENASDMGLSDLELFYQQAKKTYDEDEEFAQRARAYVVKLQSGDEYCRQMWRKLVDITMAQNQIAYDRLNVTLTKDDVMGESLYNAMLPGIVADLKAKGLAVESDGATVVYLDEYKNKDGEPMGVIIQKKDGGYLYTTTDIACAKYRYETLGADRVLYYIDSRQHQHLMQAWTIVRKAGYVPESVPLEHHMFGMMLGKDGKPFKTRSGGTVKLSDLLDEAIERAGKLIAEKNPDMPADELKQVVEAVGIGAVKYADLSKSRTTDYIFDWDNMLALDGNTAPYMQYAYTRVISVFKRAGLDESSLTLPLVITEDREAALATRLLQFEEIITTVAREGTPHVMCSYLYDLAGLFSSFYEHCQILNAESEESRQSRLKLAMLTAKTLKQGLDTLGIQTVERM from the coding sequence GTGAATATTCAGGCTCTTCTCTCAGATAAAGTCAGCCAGGCGCTGATTGCAGCAGGTGCTCCAGCAGGGAGCGAACCTCAGGTTCGCCAATCTGCCAAAGCTCAATTTGGCGATTATCAAGCTAACGGCGTAATGGCCGTTGCCAAAAAACTTGGCATGCAACCCCGACAACTGGCAGAAAAAGTCATTGAACAGCTCAACCTTGACGGTATTGCCAGCAAAGTTGAAATTGCCGGCCCCGGTTTTATCAATATATTCCTTGACCGCCAATGGGTTGCCAGCAAAGTAGAAGATGCGCTGAAAGCCCCAAAGCTGGGCGTGCAACCGGTTGAACCGCAAACTATCGTCGTCGACTACTCCGCACCTAACGTCGCGAAGCAAATGCACGTTGGCCACTTGCGTTCGACCATCATTGGTGACGCCGCGGTACGCACTTTAGAGTTTCTCGGCCACAATGTGATTCGCGCCAACCACGTCGGCGACTGGGGCACTCAGTTTGGTATGCTGATTGCTTATCTGGAAAAAATGCAAAACGAAAATGCCAGCGACATGGGCTTATCGGATTTGGAACTTTTCTACCAGCAAGCCAAGAAAACCTATGATGAAGATGAAGAATTTGCCCAACGCGCCCGCGCTTATGTGGTGAAATTACAAAGTGGTGACGAGTATTGCCGTCAGATGTGGCGCAAACTGGTGGATATCACCATGGCGCAAAACCAGATTGCCTACGACCGCCTGAATGTCACATTGACCAAAGACGACGTGATGGGTGAAAGCCTGTATAACGCCATGTTGCCTGGTATTGTTGCTGATCTGAAAGCCAAAGGGCTGGCAGTCGAAAGTGACGGCGCGACCGTTGTCTATCTGGACGAATACAAAAACAAAGATGGTGAGCCAATGGGCGTCATCATCCAGAAAAAAGATGGCGGCTACCTCTACACCACCACCGACATCGCTTGCGCCAAATACCGTTATGAAACACTGGGCGCAGACCGCGTGTTGTATTACATCGATAGTCGCCAGCACCAGCATCTAATGCAAGCTTGGACTATCGTGCGGAAAGCCGGTTATGTCCCTGAATCTGTCCCACTAGAACACCATATGTTTGGCATGATGCTGGGCAAAGATGGTAAGCCATTTAAAACCCGCTCAGGGGGCACAGTAAAACTGTCTGATTTGCTCGACGAGGCGATTGAACGCGCGGGTAAATTGATTGCCGAGAAGAATCCCGATATGCCAGCGGATGAGCTCAAGCAAGTGGTTGAAGCCGTTGGTATTGGTGCAGTGAAATATGCGGATTTATCAAAAAGCCGCACCACTGACTATATCTTCGACTGGGATAACATGCTGGCGTTGGATGGCAATACAGCGCCTTACATGCAATATGCCTATACCCGCGTAATTTCAGTGTTTAAACGTGCAGGTCTTGATGAAAGCAGCCTGACGTTACCATTAGTGATTACAGAAGACCGTGAAGCTGCGCTAGCGACCCGCCTGTTGCAGTTCGAAGAAATCATCACTACCGTGGCCCGCGAAGGGACGCCGCATGTGATGTGCTCTTATCTGTATGACTTGGCCGGTCTGTTCTCCAGCTTCTATGAGCATTGCCAAATACTGAATGCTGAGAGTGAAGAGAGCCGCCAGAGCCGCCTGAAATTGGCCATGCTGACAGCAAAAACGCTGAAGCAAGGCTTGGATACCTTAGGCATTCAAACTGTCGAGCGGATGTAG